Proteins co-encoded in one Eremothecium sinecaudum strain ATCC 58844 chromosome VI, complete sequence genomic window:
- the KAP95 gene encoding karyopherin beta (Syntenic homolog of Ashbya gossypii ACL187W; Syntenic homolog of Saccharomyces cerevisiae YLR347C (KAP95)) yields MSAQELAQLLSNTILSTDAGVRLQSETQLKKLSNDNFLQYAGILSQILADESMILEARILAALMLKNELVSKDPAKGQQFAQRWLALVDADSRAHIKQFALTALMDKQARVANAAAQLIAAIADIELPRDEWLELMKILVENTAQNQPENVKRTSLLVLGYICEGADPSNKALIAQSNHILIAIVQGAQISEPSKVVRLTALNSLADSLAFIKNNMEREGERNYLMQVVCEATQADDEDIQAAAFGCLCKIMAQFYLLMKPYMEQALYALTISTMQSPNEKVASMAVEFWSTICEEEIDIAYELSQFPESPLQSYNFALSSLQEVIPNLLNLLTKQNADPDDDDWNVAMSAGACLQLFAQNCGNYIVEPVLHYVEQNITSENWRQREAAVMSFGSILDGPDKAQLINLVHQALPPILNLINDPVLQVKETVAWCIGRIADLVVGAIDPQHHLSDVINTCLIGLNDHPKVATNSAWTIINLVEQLADNTGSPIYNYYPVLVTALMKTANRPDNEHGVRASAFSALTTLVEFSTDQVGESVTTISGFVLDKLGQAINIDETQLTSEDRQSLEELQSNILTVLSASIRKNPQSVAAVSDMLMDLFLKLLGKKDSSYIEDDVFYVISALATSMGKAFERYLETFSPYLVHALNQVQSQVAVTAVGLIADIANSLEDDFKKFAPAFMNVLGSMISAPDAKKELKPAVLFVFGDIASNIGADFIPYLNQVMTLCVAAQYSTPDNSSFDALEYNVKVQESVLDAYVGIVAGLHSNPDALFQYLGTIFQFLNSFAENPALSSEDSSARSAVGMIGDIAAMYPDGRIKQLYAQPWVAEFIKKTRSNQMFSQATKDTARWAREQQKHQLSL; encoded by the coding sequence ATGTCAGCACAGGAATTGGCACAGCTGTTGAGCAATACAATTCTAAGCACGGATGCGGGGGTTCGTTTACAGTCGGAAACACAGTTAAAGAAGCTGTCAAATGATAATTTTCTGCAATATGCAGGTATCCTATCGCAGATTCTTGCGGATGAAAGTATGATCTTGGAGGCGCGGATCTTAGCAGCTTTAATGTTGAAAAATGAGTTAGTGTCGAAGGACCCAGCCAAAGGACAGCAGTTTGCACAGCGTTGGTTGGCGTTAGTGGACGCAGACTCAAGGGCGCATATCAAACAATTTGCTTTGACTGCTTTAATGGATAAGCAGGCCCGTGTAGCGAACGCGGCCGCGCAGTTGATTGCTGCAATTGCGGATATTGAGCTTCCTCGCGATGAGTGGCTTGAGTTAATGAAAATTCTCGTTGAAAATACGGCACAGAACCAGCCGGAAAATGTGAAGAGAACCTCCTTGTTGGTACTGGGATATATATGTGAGGGTGCTGACCCCTCTAATAAGGCTTTGATTGCGCAGTCCAACCATATACTAATTGCAATTGTTCAAGGTGCGCAGATTTCGGAGCCATCAAAGGTTGTCCGGTTGACAGCGCTCAACTCCCTTGCAGACTCCTTGGCCTTCATTAAGAATAATATGGAGCGCGAAGGTGAGCGTAATTACTTGATGCAAGTGGTTTGTGAGGCCACTCAAGCAGACGACGAGGATATCCAGGCAGCTGCATTTGGGTGTCTATGTAAAATTATGGCGCAGTTTTACTTATTGATGAAACCCTACATGGAGCAGGCGTTGTATGCTCTAACTATTTCCACGATGCAGTCTCCTAATGAAAAGGTAGCATCCATGGCGGTGGAGTTTTGGTCTACTATTTGTGAGGAAGAAATAGATATTGCATACGAGCTTTCACAATTTCCAGAATCTCCTTTACAATCATATAATTTTGCGCTATCTTCTTTGCAGGAAGTTATCCCAAACTTATTGAATTTGTTAACAAAACAGAATGCGGACCCGGATGACGATGATTGGAATGTTGCTATGTCCGCCGGTGCTTGTTTGCAGTTGTTCGCGCAAAACTGTGGAAATTATATTGTCGAACCAGTATTGCACTATGTGGAACAAAATATAACAAGCGAAAATTGGAGACAACGTGAAGCTGCTGTGATGTCCTTTGGTTCTATCTTGGATGGTCCGGATAAGGCTCAATTAATAAACTTGGTCCACCAAGCCTTGCCTCCAATATTAAACTTGATCAATGACCCTGTTTTGCAGGTCAAGGAAACCGTTGCGTGGTGTATTGGAAGAATAGCAGACTTGGTAGTTGGTGCAATAGATCCTCAACACCATCTATCTGATGTCATTAATACATGTTTAATTGGCTTGAACGATCATCCTAAGGTGGCTACAAACTCCGCATGGACTATTATAAACTTGGTAGAGCAGCTAGCGGATAACACAGGATCACCAATATATAATTATTACCCAGTTTTGGTAACTGCATTGATGAAAACAGCTAATAGACCCGATAACGAGCATGGGGTACGGGCTTCTGCGTTTTCTGCCTTAACTACTCTAGTTGAATTCTCTACTGATCAAGTTGGAGAGTCGGTTACAACTATATCAGGGTTCGTATTAGATAAATTGGGTCAGGCAATAAATATTGACGAGACACAATTAACTTCAGAAGATAGACAAAGTTTGGAAGAATTGCAATCCAATATTTTAACAGTATTATCTGCGTCGATTAGAAAGAATCCGCAGTCCGTGGCCGCAGTTTCTGATATGTTAATGGATCTGTTCCTGAAGTTGTTGGGCAAAAAAGATTCCTCTTACATTGAAGATGACGTTTTTTATGTCATTTCCGCGCTAGCAACATCTATGGGCAAGGCGTTTGAAAGGTACTTAGAAACATTCTCCCCATACTTGGTTCATGCTCTGAATCAAGTCCAATCACAGGTAGCAGTCACGGCTGTAGGTTTAATTGCTGATATCGCAAATTCCCTAGAGGATGACTTCAAAAAATTCGCGCCTGCATTCATGAACGTATTAGGTTCCATGATTTCTGCCCCTGACGCCAAGAAAGAGCTAAAGCCCGCGGTCCTATTTGTATTCGGTGATATAGCATCCAATATTGGAGCCGACTTCATCCCTTACCTGAATCAAGTTATGACATTGTGCGTGGCAGCTCAATACTCAACGCCAGATAACTCCTCTTTCGATGCGTTGGAGTATAACGTGAAAGTTCAAGAGTCAGTGCTAGATGCCTACGTAGGCATTGTCGCCGGTTTGCACTCAAATCCCGATGCTCTATTTCAGTACCTTGGCACAATTTTCCAATTTTTAAATTCGTTCGCAGAAAATCCGGCTTTGAGTAGCGAAGATTCTTCTGCGAGATCTGCCGTCGGTATGATTGGAGATATAGCTGCAATGTATCCCGATGGTAGGATTAAACAGCTATACGCGCAGCCATGGGTAGCtgaatttattaaaaagACTAGAAGTAACCAGATGTTCAGTCAAGCAACCAAGGATACAGCCAGATGGGCAAGAGAGCAACAAAAGCACCAACTATCATTGTAA
- the CAX4 gene encoding dolichyldiphosphatase (Syntenic homolog of Ashbya gossypii ACL186W; Syntenic homolog of Saccharomyces cerevisiae YGR036C (CAX4)), with protein sequence MMVGNQILPMENLIPFDDTYVLYDPTDPISYFSCYFSLLPIAILIFYFSWFVTTREVEPAFIAVGHIINDVLNNIAKNVIKEPRPYNFGTFQRDTLRSGFGMPSAHSQFMGFFAIYLGLRIWLQWAGLKYRRKVMASVALVLATLSVASSRVYLGYHNVSQVSVGVVLGMLLGSNYFICVGFLRNSGISDWILSWPICRWLLIKDSTFYSSTTLRDEYEAYWKRRNAKYNNVDKEE encoded by the coding sequence ATGATGGTCGGCAATCAAATACTTCCTATGGAGAACTTAATCCCCTTTGACGATACGTATGTGTTATACGATCCTACAGACCCTATATCTTACTTTTCTTGCTATTTCTCGTTACTTCCAATAGCTATTCTGATATTTTACTTCTCATGGTTTGTGACTACTCGTGAGGTTGAACCCGCGTTTATTGCAGTTGGCCATATAATCAATGACGTTCTGAACAATATTGCGAAAAATGTGATCAAAGAGCCACGGCCTTACAACTTTGGGACGTTCCAAAGAGACACTCTTCGGTCTGGATTTGGAATGCCGAGCGCGCATTCTCAATTTATGGGGTTTTTTGCAATTTATCTTGGCCTGCGAATCTGGTTACAATGGGCAGGGCTTAAGTATCGCCGCAAGGTTATGGCTTCGGTGGCATTGGTATTGGCGACTCTTAGCGTTGCAAGTTCGCGTGTATATCTAGGCTACCACAATGTCTCCCAGGTTTCTGTAGGTGTTGTTCTTGGTATGTTACTCGGTTCTAACTATTTCATCTGTGTTGGCTTTTTGAGAAATAGCGGAATATCGGACTGGATACTATCGTGGCCAATTTGCAGATGGCTTCTAATCAAAGATTCTACCTTTTATTCCTCTACCACCTTGCGGGATGAATATGAGGCTTACTGGAAGAGACGTAACGCTAAATACAACAATGTGGACAAAGAAGAATAG
- a CDS encoding bifunctional fructose-2,6-bisphosphate 2-phosphatase/6-phosphofructo-2-kinase (Syntenic homolog of Ashbya gossypii ACL185C; Syntenic homolog of Saccharomyces cerevisiae YLR345W), with protein sequence MLAEASPTVEEEDSTQTDTCYTSTSSGASLTAGRSGSSTGGAGNYQARTRKRWSGAKNNLSSRLNSPAAIDGVHGSVEADYISPGQLYSTESGRMFHAGQILIVLVGLPATSKTLLSVAITRYTRWLGVRTSSFHVSEYRRDKTANDVGPLPEDYFLAKPMTQAGSKFRQEILDEVLEDIHRFFRQDKGQLAIYDCLNIIRSDRERLAREFAEFNIKVLLIESIVTNEELLSHNIEMAATSADYHGWNKQDAMKHYLQRVKLNKPFYEQMTPSEGLSYLQYFNFGEKIVLNDNDHGFLVNKIVFFLMNLRHKRGCIYFARCGTSDNDRYVHDEVLNEEGIRYSKALTDLVLKQVSKRRAERNESLACQIPTSPLSFPSANSADDSPVLSANASQKSTDSISKLYLRQRTSGEENSENSFTVWTAPRKRTYDTAMFFLEKGVTVRQRSQLQQLHPGCVADLSEGEIKEKFPTEYKEYLKAPYHYRFPRAESYHDLAVRIEPLLLEMERMCGDLLIIGHETALRVLYGYFAACSSQEIPSLSFTRDDLIEISLRPFENIITKIPIVVNK encoded by the coding sequence ATGTTAGCAGAAGCATCACCTACAGTTGAAGAGGAAGATAGTACTCAAACAGACACATGCTACACTAGTACTTCTTCGGGGGCTTCTTTAACGGCCGGGAGATCAGGAAGCTCCACAGGAGGAGCTGGGAATTATCAAGCCAGAACAAGAAAAAGGTGGAGTGGAGCTAAAAACAACTTAAGCTCGAGGTTGAATTCACCAGCTGCAATAGATGGAGTACATGGAAGTGTTGAGGCGGACTATATCTCGCCCGGTCAATTATACTCCACTGAGTCGGGGAGAATGTTCCATGCTGGCCAGATACTAATCGTGTTGGTTGGATTGCCTGCAACTTCCAAGACGCTATTGTCGGTAGCGATAACGAGATATACACGTTGGCTAGGGGTACGAACCAGCTCATTCCATGTATCTGAGTATCGTCGGGACAAGACCGCAAACGATGTTGGGCCACTGCCGGAGGACTACTTTTTGGCTAAGCCTATGACCCAGGCAGGCTCTAAATTTCGTCAAGAGATTTTAGATGAGGTTTTAGAGGATATCCATCGATTCTTTCGACAAGATAAGGGACAGTTAGCCATTTATGACTGCTTAAATATAATTCGTAGCGATAGGGAAAGGTTGGCACGAGAATTTGCCGAATTCAACATCAAGGTTCTACTTATTGAATCCATAGTGACCAATGAGGAGCTATTGTCTCATAATATTGAGATGGCGGCAACTTCTGCTGATTATCACGGTTGGAATAAGCAAGATGCCATGAAGCATTACCTTCAACGTGTTAAACTGAACAAACCATTCTACGAACAGATGACGCCTAGCGAAGGACTAAGTTACCTACAATATTTCAACTTCGGCGAGAAAATAGTATTAAATGATAATGACCATGGTTTTTTGGTAAACAAAATCGTCTTTTTCTTGATGAATTTAAGGCACAAGAGGGGATGTATTTACTTTGCTCGTTGCGGGACTAGTGACAATGACAGATACGTCCACGACGAAGTACTTAATGAAGAGGGCATCAGATATTCAAAAGCCCTAACAGATCTTGTTCTCAAGCAAGTGAGTAAGAGAAGAGCGGAAAGGAATGAATCTTTGGCGTGTCAGATTCCCACATCACCACTATCTTTTCCTTCAGCAAATTCCGCCGATGACAGTCCAGTTCTATCCGCGAATGCTTCTCAGAAGAGCACGGATTCAATAAGTAAGTTATACCTAAGACAGCGGACCAGTGGGGAAGAGAACAGTGAAAACTCATTTACAGTATGGACAGCACCGCGAAAGCGTACATATGACACTGCAATGTTTTTCTTGGAAAAGGGAGTCACAGTAAGGCAAAGATCTCAATTACAGCAATTACACCCAGGGTGTGTTGCAGACTTAAGTGAAGGGGAAATCAAAGAAAAATTTCCTACCGAATATAAAGAATATCTCAAGGCGCCATATCATTACAGATTCCCACGTGCGGAATCATACCATGATCTTGCCGTAAGGATTGAACCACTTCTTTTAGAGATGGAAAGAATGTGTGGGGATTTATTAATAATTGGACATGAAACAGCACTTAGGGTACTTTATGGATATTTTGCAGCATGTTCATCTCAAGAAATTCCCAGCTTGAGCTTTACTAGAGATGACTTGATTGAGATATCTCTTCGCCCTTTTGAAAACATTATAACTAAGATACCGATAGTAGTAAATAAATAA
- the RPL26A gene encoding 60S ribosomal protein uL24 (Syntenic homolog of Ashbya gossypii ACL184C; Syntenic homolog of Saccharomyces cerevisiae YLR344W (RPL26A) and YGR034W (RPL26B); 1-intron in Ashbya gossypii) has protein sequence MAKQSLDVSSDRRKARKAYFSAPSSQRRVLMSAPLSKELREKYQIKALPIRKEDEIRITRGSSKSQEGKITSVYRLKYAVRVDKLTKEKANGSSVQLDIHPSKVVITKLHLDKDRKALIVRKGGKLE, from the exons ATGGCTAAGCAATCTCTAG ACGTTTCCTCCGACAGAAGAAAGGCCAGAAAGGCTTACTTCTCCGCTCCATCATCCCAGCGTCGTGTTTTGATGTCTGCTCCTTTGTCCAAGGAGTTGAGAGAGAAGTACCAAATCAAGGCTTTGCCAATCAGAAAGGAGGATGAAATCCGTATCACTCGTGGTTCTAGCAAAAGCCAAGAAGGTAAGATCACCTCTGTGTACAGATTGAAGTACGCCGTCCGTGTTGACAAGTTGACCAAGGAAAAGGCTAACGGTTCTTCTGTCCAATTGGACATTCACCCATCTAAGGTTGTCATTACCAAGTTACACTTGGACAAGGACAGAAAGGCCTTGATTGTCAGAAAGGGTGGTAAGTTGGAATAA
- the TIM21 gene encoding Tim21p (Syntenic homolog of Ashbya gossypii ACL183W; Syntenic homolog of Saccharomyces cerevisiae YGR033C (TIM21)) gives MNCKLSVQEFKGRPAMMLFRLGGVSQRTVTYRHAIPKWAGVGLVRPFAMTVRATISSARYSTFNANHNESTSSKQNRNILKRVKSIISFSASGILIVGATGIAGVVLYLILSELFSPTGDTQLFNRAVSYVEGDANARNLLQCYDRDQKKERLKAYGDSLHGDKWTRNRPITSTKRVDKNGKEHHFMKFRVESAKVVGVVSLEAVRSDNSYKMDFLQMYLDVPGHKRYYLIKPQLPVPKPKGFLGINWGPRKD, from the coding sequence ATGAATTGCAAACTAAGTGTACAAGAATTTAAAGGTCGCCCTGCTATGATGCTTTTCCGTTTAGGTGGAGTGAGTCAGAGGACAGTCACGTATAGGCATGCTATACCTAAATGGGCAGGTGTAGGCCTAGTTAGACCCTTTGCAATGACTGTTAGAGCAACGATATCATCAGCTCGGTATTCAACATTCAATGCAAACCATAATGAAAGCACTTCAAGTAAACAGAACAGGAATATTTTGAAGAGGGTTAAATCCATAATTTCATTTAGTGCTTCAGGTATATTAATAGTGGGAGCGACTGGTATAGCTGGGGTAGTGCTATATCTTATTTTATCTGAGCTATTCTCTCCCACCGGTGACACGCAGCTATTTAATAGAGCAGTAAGCTATGTTGAAGGCGATGCTAACGCTCGTAATCTATTGCAATGTTATGATCGTGATCAGAAGAAGGAACGATTGAAAGCGTATGGAGACAGTTTGCATGGTGATAAATGGACAAGAAATAGGCCGATTACTTCAACAAAAAGAGTAGATAAAAATGGTAAGGAGCACCATTTCATGAAATTTCGAGTTGAATCCGCGAAAGTGGTTGGGGTTGTAAGTTTAGAGGCTGTTCGATCTGATAATTCATATAAAATGGATTTTCTGCAAATGTACTTGGATGTACCAGGTCACAAGAGGTACTATCTTATCAAACCTCAGCTGCCTGTTCCCAAGCCTAAAGGTTTCTTAGGTATTAATTGGGGGCCAAGAAAGGACTGA
- the GAS2 gene encoding 1,3-beta-glucanosyltransferase (Syntenic homolog of Ashbya gossypii ACL182C; Syntenic homolog of Saccharomyces cerevisiae YLR343W (GAS2)): MKVHNILRQAFVISAGVSAALNKTTPVSTSSGLPVIEVFGNKFFESETGEQFFIKGIAYQPSNAPQEHDTGAPSDTKYIDPLAEVEICKRDLPYLKKLGVNTIRVYSIDPTKSHDICMEEFAKNGIYVLIDLSEPDVSIIRETPSWDVKVFQRYKDVVDSMQKFDNVLGFFAGNEVTNDRTNTHASPFVKAAIRDVKNYIKQMGYRDLPVGYSTNDDQETRDNLANYFVCGNVTADFYGINMYEWCGHSSYGTSGYRERTNEFRNFPVPVFFSEFGCNAVRPRPFTEVQALYGPLMTPVWSGGLAYMYFEEDNEYGVVKVTRDNQVLELPDFKNLQKEYEKASPKGVKRKDYERTFKETVRDCPKRSEIWHAADELPPTPDTRKCGCLEQSLPCLSLYLQDPMSYKNYFEYVCGFVNCMDINGDGRTGVYGEYSDCDTRHKLSLQLSKLYIRRKITKNECPIASNDFFFNAKSIAVTQQCQVVMEDVKRQAMKKLVEVPMKQQAGKENDAGSSTLQRLQTALTALLPILALFFHLEFT, encoded by the coding sequence ATGAAAGTACACAATATTCTCAGGCAAGCATTTGTTATTTCTGCGGGCGTTTCAGCTGCATTGAATAAGACCACCCCCGTAAGTACCAGTTCTGGCCTTCCTGTTATCGAAGTTTTTGGTAATAAATTCTTTGAGTCAGAAACGGGGGAACAATTCTTCATTAAAGGTATAGCGTATCAACCTAGTAACGCACCCCAAGAACATGATACCGGGGCGCCTTCTGACACAAAATACATCGATCCTTTGGCTGAAGTAGAAATATGTAAAAGAGATTTGCCATACTTGAAAAAATTGGGAGTTAATACAATCCGTGTCTATTCGATAGATCCAACAAAGTCTCATGATATCTGTATGGAAGAATTCGCAAAGAATGGAATTTATGTTTTAATTGACCTATCAGAACCAGATGTTTCAATAATACGGGAGACTCCTAGCTGGGATGTTAAGGTATTTCAACGTTATAAAGATGTTGTTGATTCAATGCAAAAGTTTGACAATGTCTTGGGGTTCTTTGCAGGGAATGAAGTTACCAACGACAGAACAAATACACATGCATCTCCGTTTGTTAAGGCTGCAATCAGAGATGTGAAAAATTACATCAAACAGATGGGATACAGAGATCTTCCTGTTGGATACTCTACTAATGATGACCAAGAGACCAGGGACAACTTGGCGAATTACTTTGTTTGCGGAAATGTTACTGCTGACTTTTATGGTATAAATATGTACGAGTGGTGTGGTCATTCATCATACGGTACTAGCGGCTACAGAGAAAGAACTAATGAGTTTAGGAACTTTCCAGTCCCTGTATTTTTCTCAGAGTTTGGATGTAATGCTGTAAGACCTAGACCTTTCACTGAAGTTCAGGCATTATATGGCCCATTGATGACCCCTGTTTGGTCTGGTGGATTGGCATATATGTATTTTGAGGAGGATAATGAATATGGAGTTGTAAAAGTTACAAGAGACAACCAGGTTTTGGAATTACCTGACTTCAAAAACCTTCAGAAAGAATACGAGAAAGCATCTCCAAAGGGAGTAAAAAGGAAAGACTACGAACGGACCTTTAAAGAAACCGTAAGGGACTGTCCAAAAAGAAGTGAAATATGGCATGCTGCGGACGAATTACCCCCTACTCCAGACACTAGAAAGTGTGGCTGTTTAGAGCAATCCTTACCTTGTCTTTCATTATACCTCCAAGACCCAATGTCATATAAAAACTACTTTGAGTACGTCTGTGGTTTTGTTAACTGTATGGATATTAACGGCGATGGAAGAACCGGTGTATATGGGGAATATTCCGATTGTGACACTAGGCATAAGTTAAGTTTACAACTCAGCAAACTATACATAAGACGTAAGATCACTAAAAATGAGTGTCCAATTGCAAGTAACGATTTCTTTTTTAATGCCAAAAGTATTGCAGTTACTCAACAGTGTCAGGTGGTGATGGAAGATGTTAAACGCCAAGCAATGAAGAAATTAGTAGAAGTTCCGATGAAGCAGCAAGCAGGAAAAGAAAATGATGCAGGTAGTAGTACCCTACAGCGACTACAAACAGCACTTACAGCGCTATTACCCATCCTTGCTCTATTCTTCCACCTAGAGTTTACGTAG